A window of Acidobacteriota bacterium contains these coding sequences:
- a CDS encoding YihY/virulence factor BrkB family protein, with translation MTWGRVLKAAGMAASRDGLLNWAAALAYYFFFSLFPAILLLAALLHAFQLQHLTNNVIAALGQNLPRGAAQLISNQMQGLLAHHVPGLLSVDIVLLFLAAGQGFAGLMAALNAAYEVREGRKFLHQMWLQFALTLSAGLLVVLALAVIILGRHTLTILAGPVHLSHVLVAVWPVIRWVIVVVFMAVALWLLYRFTPNVAPQDAGLVPAVATAIVIWLIASVVLAFYINNFGNYSAVYGSLGAVIGLMLWFYVIALAILFGAEVHAQWLRAHGIKPTPHKPPKAA, from the coding sequence ATGACGTGGGGGCGGGTGCTCAAGGCCGCGGGGATGGCGGCGAGCCGCGATGGTCTGCTGAACTGGGCGGCGGCGCTCGCCTACTACTTTTTCTTCTCGCTCTTCCCGGCCATTCTCCTTTTGGCGGCGTTGCTGCACGCGTTTCAACTGCAGCACCTCACGAACAATGTAATCGCCGCGCTGGGGCAGAATTTGCCGCGCGGCGCGGCGCAACTGATTTCGAATCAGATGCAGGGTTTGCTGGCGCACCACGTACCGGGATTGTTGAGCGTGGACATCGTGCTGCTGTTTCTCGCCGCCGGGCAGGGGTTTGCGGGGCTGATGGCGGCGCTCAATGCCGCCTATGAGGTACGCGAGGGGAGAAAGTTTCTCCATCAGATGTGGCTGCAGTTCGCGCTGACCCTCAGCGCGGGCCTGCTGGTGGTGCTGGCGCTGGCGGTGATTATTCTGGGCCGGCACACGCTGACGATTCTGGCCGGACCCGTACATCTTAGCCATGTGCTGGTGGCGGTTTGGCCGGTGATCCGGTGGGTGATCGTGGTGGTGTTTATGGCGGTGGCGTTGTGGCTGCTGTACCGGTTTACGCCAAACGTGGCGCCGCAGGACGCTGGACTCGTGCCGGCGGTGGCGACGGCGATCGTCATTTGGCTGATCGCGTCAGTCGTACTGGCGTTCTACATCAATAATTTCGGAAATTACTCGGCGGTGTACGGATCGCTGGGCGCCGTTATCGGACTGATGCTGTGGTTCTATGTGATTGCGCTGGCAATTCTGTTTGGAGCTGAAGTGCATGCGCAATGGCTGCGTGCGCATGGCATCAAACCGACGCCACATAAGCCGCCGAAAGCAGCCTGA
- a CDS encoding glycoside hydrolase produces the protein MRWREIGPTRAGRARAVAGDPVHSNITYIGFDNGGVWESTDYGSNWFPIFDGEATGSIGAIAVAPSDPSVIYVGTGAGIIRPDLSTGGGVYKSTDGGKTWTRLGLDDTEMIANIAVDPHDPNRVFVAALGHPYGPNAMRGIFRSTDGGKTWKKVLYVDEYTSANDVRINPENPNVVYAALWQQQEGFAEDMSFSGGSGGIYKSTDGGSTWHKLTKGLPEVLEANLAIAPSQPNTVYAAVAAVRKRNGPGGFFGGAPVHFYKTTDGGATWTEASTDPRPMVRIGGGDVPTLAVDPKNSNVIYDCSTVFWRSEDGGKTWSAVRGSPGGDDYQKVFVSPANDNVIDLVSDQGGVISANRGQSWSNWYTQPTAAMYHVTADDAFPYRLCGGQQDSGSACVESRSMDGRITFHNWHPVMIQEYGEAAPDPKNPNLVYGAAHTSVSLYNRATGQSASVGPDIARGSQYGRSVRTMPIIWSPANDNMLLFATNAVWKTLNGGHSWTRISGDLTRGADWAVPANAGKYAAEVKPSALGTITALGPSPLSDKVIWAGSSDGLIQVTFDGGAHWKNVTPPGIKPWTRIFNIDAGHFSTQTAYVAANTLRLDDMNPHFWKTHDGGKTWTEIDNGIAPGAVANSIRQDTKVKNLLYAATETQVWVSFDDGGQWQSLQQNMPAISVRDIAVKNDASCLCDDLVAGTHGRGFWVLDDVTPLQQHAQAEAAATAYLFKPETGIRIRFATNDPTPWPPELPAGHNPPPGPILDYYLAQNVSGPVTIQVLKGDQVIRTYTSADNPTGPNPDQDPVAYNELCQKNPALAHCDMTMYWPASPRTIATSAGEHRIWWDMHYQSIAGVQAFGGDGGEGAVPHQTNSSVATPLAPPGNYTVKLTVEGHSYTQPFAFQMDPRVKTPAAGLDQLYRLSAEMYDGAKADRAAYEEARAALAKTNDAALKKQIAALAPPPPPPGRGRFAFFFRRGPMGPPTLASIANAEMNAAMAMQHSDMMPTAAEIAACQQAHAQAETVLEQWTALKAKLGQ, from the coding sequence ATGCGCTGGCGCGAAATTGGACCGACGCGCGCCGGACGGGCGCGAGCGGTGGCCGGCGATCCGGTACACTCCAACATTACCTATATCGGCTTCGACAACGGCGGGGTGTGGGAGTCGACCGACTACGGCTCGAACTGGTTTCCGATTTTTGATGGCGAGGCGACGGGGTCGATTGGCGCGATTGCCGTGGCGCCCTCTGATCCCAGCGTGATTTACGTGGGCACGGGCGCGGGCATCATCCGGCCGGATCTGTCGACCGGCGGGGGCGTGTATAAATCGACCGACGGTGGCAAGACCTGGACGCGCCTGGGACTTGACGACACGGAAATGATCGCCAATATTGCCGTCGATCCGCACGACCCGAACCGGGTATTTGTGGCAGCGCTGGGGCATCCGTATGGGCCGAATGCGATGCGGGGCATTTTCCGCTCGACCGACGGCGGCAAGACCTGGAAGAAGGTGCTGTACGTGGATGAGTACACCAGCGCCAACGATGTGCGCATCAATCCGGAAAATCCCAACGTGGTCTACGCCGCGCTGTGGCAGCAGCAGGAAGGCTTTGCCGAGGATATGAGCTTCAGCGGCGGCAGCGGCGGGATTTACAAATCGACCGACGGTGGCAGCACCTGGCACAAGCTGACCAAGGGCCTGCCGGAGGTGCTGGAGGCGAACCTCGCCATCGCGCCCTCGCAGCCCAACACCGTGTATGCCGCGGTGGCAGCGGTGCGGAAGCGCAACGGGCCGGGAGGGTTTTTTGGTGGGGCGCCGGTGCATTTCTATAAGACCACCGATGGCGGCGCGACCTGGACGGAAGCAAGCACCGATCCGCGGCCGATGGTACGGATCGGCGGCGGCGACGTGCCTACGCTGGCGGTCGATCCGAAAAATTCGAATGTGATTTATGACTGCTCGACCGTGTTCTGGCGGTCGGAGGATGGCGGCAAGACCTGGTCGGCGGTGCGGGGTTCGCCCGGCGGCGACGATTACCAGAAGGTGTTCGTCAGCCCGGCGAACGACAACGTGATTGATCTGGTGTCCGACCAGGGTGGTGTGATTTCAGCTAACCGGGGCCAGTCGTGGAGCAACTGGTACACGCAGCCGACGGCGGCGATGTACCACGTGACCGCGGACGATGCGTTTCCTTACCGGCTGTGCGGCGGGCAGCAGGATTCCGGCTCGGCCTGCGTGGAGAGCCGCTCGATGGATGGGCGAATCACCTTCCACAACTGGCATCCGGTGATGATTCAGGAGTATGGCGAAGCGGCGCCCGATCCCAAGAACCCGAACCTGGTTTATGGTGCGGCGCACACCTCGGTGTCGCTGTACAACCGGGCGACAGGGCAGAGCGCCAGCGTGGGGCCGGACATTGCGCGCGGCAGCCAGTATGGCCGCAGCGTGCGGACGATGCCCATCATCTGGTCACCGGCAAACGACAATATGCTGCTGTTCGCCACCAACGCGGTATGGAAGACGCTAAACGGCGGCCATAGCTGGACGCGCATCAGCGGCGACCTGACGCGCGGCGCAGACTGGGCGGTTCCGGCCAACGCCGGCAAGTACGCCGCGGAAGTGAAACCCTCGGCGCTGGGGACGATTACGGCGCTGGGGCCCTCACCGCTGAGCGACAAGGTGATCTGGGCGGGCAGCAGCGACGGCCTGATTCAGGTGACGTTCGACGGCGGCGCGCACTGGAAGAATGTGACACCGCCGGGGATTAAGCCCTGGACGCGCATTTTCAATATTGATGCCGGCCATTTCAGCACCCAGACCGCCTATGTCGCGGCCAACACGCTGCGGCTCGACGACATGAACCCGCACTTCTGGAAGACGCACGACGGCGGCAAAACCTGGACCGAGATCGACAACGGCATTGCGCCGGGCGCGGTGGCCAATTCCATCCGGCAGGACACGAAGGTGAAGAACCTGCTGTACGCGGCAACGGAAACACAGGTGTGGGTGTCGTTCGACGATGGCGGCCAGTGGCAATCGCTGCAGCAGAATATGCCGGCGATTTCGGTGCGCGACATCGCCGTCAAAAACGACGCCTCCTGCCTGTGCGACGACCTTGTGGCCGGCACGCACGGCCGCGGCTTCTGGGTTCTGGACGATGTAACACCGCTGCAACAGCATGCGCAGGCGGAAGCGGCCGCAACGGCGTACTTATTCAAGCCGGAGACGGGGATTCGCATCCGCTTCGCCACCAATGACCCCACGCCCTGGCCGCCGGAGCTGCCGGCGGGGCACAATCCGCCGCCGGGACCGATCCTTGACTACTACCTGGCGCAGAATGTCAGCGGGCCGGTCACGATTCAGGTTTTGAAGGGCGATCAAGTGATCCGCACGTATACCAGTGCGGACAATCCGACGGGGCCGAATCCGGACCAGGACCCGGTGGCGTACAACGAGCTGTGCCAGAAGAATCCGGCGCTGGCGCACTGCGACATGACCATGTACTGGCCGGCGTCGCCGCGCACCATTGCGACCAGCGCGGGCGAGCACCGCATCTGGTGGGACATGCATTACCAGTCGATAGCGGGCGTGCAGGCATTTGGCGGCGATGGCGGTGAGGGGGCGGTGCCGCACCAGACCAACTCCAGCGTGGCCACGCCGCTGGCGCCTCCGGGCAACTACACCGTCAAGCTGACGGTGGAGGGACACAGCTACACGCAGCCGTTTGCGTTCCAGATGGACCCGCGCGTCAAGACGCCCGCGGCCGGGCTCGATCAGCTCTATCGGCTGAGCGCCGAGATGTACGACGGCGCCAAGGCCGACCGCGCCGCGTATGAGGAAGCGCGCGCGGCTCTGGCGAAGACGAATGATGCGGCGCTGAAGAAGCAGATCGCAGCGCTGGCGCCACCGCCGCCGCCGCCGGGACGCGGACGGTTTGCCTTCTTCTTCCGGCGCGGGCCGATGGGTCCGCCGACACTGGCGAGCATAGCCAATGCCGAGATGAACGCGGCCATGGCGATGCAGCACAGCGACATGATGCCCACGGCGGCGGAAATCGCCGCCTGCCAGCAGGCGCACGCGCAAGCGGAGACGGTGCTGGAGCAATGGACGGCACTGAAGGCGAAACTAGGGCAGTAA
- the miaB gene encoding tRNA (N6-isopentenyl adenosine(37)-C2)-methylthiotransferase MiaB has protein sequence MNVHDSERVAGTLVAHGYTPVATMQEAGLILFNTCSIRDKAAQKVFDRLANYKALQKQGKIFGVLGCVAQQEGEAIFKRAPHVSLVAGSASYPKLPELIAQLEAGERHVTGLGEASDEAFETELTRRDHPFRAYITIIEGCDKHCAYCVVPYTRGKERSRASASILREARQLAGMGYTEIQLLGQNVNSYRDSSPAGLNFAEMLTAVAEVPGLKRVRYTTSHPRDFTPAIVAAMGRNPVLCDHVHLPVQSGSNAVLGKMRRGYTREHYLELIEAIRACPRPLAVTTDIIVGFPGETDADFEQTADLMHEVRYSGAFIFKYSPRPHTEARAWEDSIPDHIKTERLMILQRRQQELQYADNQAWVGRELEVMVEAYHPKLNQWASRASSNRVVNFAAPAPPAGAAPRSSAVAVLPILGQAVVSTPAPSPVGSLAPGAYVRVQVEKAGANSFVGRLIQ, from the coding sequence ATGAACGTCCATGATTCCGAGCGCGTCGCCGGCACCCTCGTCGCCCACGGCTACACGCCGGTGGCAACCATGCAGGAGGCCGGCCTCATTCTGTTCAACACCTGCTCCATCCGCGACAAGGCTGCCCAGAAAGTCTTCGACCGTCTCGCCAACTACAAGGCCCTCCAGAAGCAGGGCAAGATTTTCGGCGTTCTGGGCTGCGTGGCGCAGCAGGAAGGTGAAGCCATCTTCAAACGTGCTCCCCATGTCAGCCTGGTGGCCGGCTCGGCCAGCTACCCGAAGCTGCCGGAGTTGATCGCCCAGCTTGAAGCCGGCGAGCGCCACGTCACCGGCCTGGGTGAAGCCTCCGACGAGGCCTTCGAAACCGAGCTCACCCGCCGCGACCACCCCTTCCGTGCCTACATCACCATCATCGAAGGCTGTGACAAGCACTGTGCCTATTGCGTCGTGCCCTACACGCGCGGCAAGGAGCGCAGCCGCGCCAGCGCCAGCATCCTGCGCGAGGCCCGCCAGCTCGCCGGGATGGGCTATACCGAAATCCAGCTTCTGGGGCAGAACGTCAACTCTTACCGCGACTCCTCGCCCGCTGGTCTGAATTTTGCTGAGATGCTCACGGCAGTTGCCGAAGTCCCCGGCCTCAAGCGCGTCCGCTACACTACCTCGCATCCGCGCGACTTCACGCCCGCCATCGTCGCCGCCATGGGCCGCAATCCTGTTCTCTGCGATCACGTTCATCTGCCGGTCCAGTCCGGCTCCAACGCGGTGCTCGGCAAAATGCGCCGCGGCTACACGCGCGAGCATTACCTGGAGTTGATCGAGGCCATCCGCGCCTGTCCGCGTCCGTTGGCGGTCACCACCGACATCATCGTTGGCTTTCCCGGCGAAACCGATGCCGACTTCGAGCAAACCGCCGATCTCATGCACGAGGTCCGTTACTCTGGCGCATTCATCTTCAAGTACTCGCCGCGTCCGCACACCGAAGCCCGGGCGTGGGAAGATTCCATTCCCGACCACATCAAGACCGAGCGCCTCATGATCCTCCAGCGTCGCCAGCAGGAATTGCAGTACGCCGACAATCAGGCTTGGGTGGGCAGGGAACTGGAAGTCATGGTCGAGGCTTACCACCCCAAGCTCAATCAATGGGCCAGCCGGGCCAGCTCGAATCGCGTAGTGAACTTCGCCGCCCCTGCTCCGCCCGCTGGGGCAGCACCCCGGTCAAGTGCCGTCGCGGTTTTGCCGATACTAGGACAGGCAGTGGTGTCCACGCCTGCGCCGTCCCCTGTCGGCAGCCTGGCGCCCGGCGCCTATGTGCGGGTTCAGGTCGAAAAAGCAGGAGCAAACAGCTTCGTAGGGCGTCTCATCCAATAG
- the ygiD gene encoding 4,5-DOPA dioxygenase extradiol, which translates to MGAGRGGVYAARRDQQHHHRTLAETEEVRMLPAIFFGHGNPMNALAENQYTAAWRRIGAGMARPKAILSISAHWYVPGTGVTISTSPRTIHDFGGFPRELYRVQYPAPGDPALAQRAQKLLAPIPVVLDNSWGLDHGTWAVLRHVYPEADIPVVQLSIDETRPPAFHYEIGRRLAPLREEGVLVLGSGNIVHNLHTYAWGQHVADAYDWAAKFESEARQMMLAGDVKPLLQYDRLGPEAELAIPTPDHFLPLLYVLAAAQPHEAISFPVEGVDGGSISMLAVQVG; encoded by the coding sequence ATGGGCGCGGGTCGAGGGGGCGTTTACGCCGCGCGGCGGGATCAGCAGCACCATCACCGCACGCTGGCCGAGACCGAGGAGGTAAGGATGCTACCCGCCATCTTTTTTGGCCACGGAAACCCGATGAATGCGCTGGCGGAGAACCAGTACACGGCGGCGTGGCGGCGCATCGGCGCGGGGATGGCGCGGCCGAAAGCAATCCTGTCGATTTCGGCGCACTGGTACGTGCCGGGCACGGGCGTCACCATCAGCACCTCCCCACGGACGATCCACGACTTTGGCGGCTTTCCGCGGGAGCTGTACCGGGTGCAATATCCGGCGCCGGGTGATCCGGCGCTGGCGCAGCGGGCGCAAAAGCTGCTGGCGCCGATCCCGGTGGTGTTGGACAACTCGTGGGGCCTGGACCATGGCACCTGGGCGGTGCTGCGGCACGTGTATCCGGAGGCGGACATTCCGGTGGTGCAGCTCAGCATTGACGAGACGCGGCCGCCGGCATTTCACTACGAGATCGGACGGCGGCTGGCACCGCTGCGCGAGGAAGGCGTCCTGGTGCTGGGCAGCGGGAATATCGTGCACAATCTGCACACTTACGCCTGGGGACAGCATGTGGCGGATGCGTATGACTGGGCGGCGAAGTTTGAAAGCGAGGCGCGGCAGATGATGCTGGCGGGCGACGTGAAGCCGTTGCTGCAGTATGACCGGCTGGGACCGGAAGCGGAGCTGGCCATCCCCACGCCGGATCACTTCCTGCCGCTGCTGTACGTGCTGGCCGCGGCGCAGCCGCACGAAGCGATCTCGTTTCCCGTCGAAGGCGTGGACGGCGGTTCGATCTCGATGCTGGCGGTGCAGGTCGGCTGA
- a CDS encoding prevent-host-death protein yields MLAVGIKVLKNRLSEYVRLAAGGETVLVLDRNRVVAELNPPRPANPVPSSDEDWKARGVREGWLTLPTHKMTGAPRNFPTMTLEELLADLDEARSDRDIPR; encoded by the coding sequence ATGCTTGCTGTGGGGATCAAAGTTCTTAAGAACCGGTTGAGCGAATACGTGCGCTTGGCCGCCGGAGGAGAGACCGTGCTGGTATTGGACCGCAACCGCGTGGTGGCGGAATTGAACCCGCCGCGGCCGGCGAACCCCGTGCCCAGCAGCGATGAGGACTGGAAGGCGCGTGGCGTGCGCGAAGGTTGGCTAACGCTGCCAACGCACAAGATGACCGGTGCCCCCAGGAACTTCCCCACGATGACGTTGGAGGAGCTCCTGGCGGACCTGGACGAGGCGCGCTCCGATCGTGATATACCTCGATAG
- a CDS encoding nucleoside-diphosphate kinase → MPIERTLTIVKPDGVAAGLTGAVLAHLEKAGFKILALRRLQLTRAQAEGFYAVHRERGFFQDLIRFMTEGPVVVAALERENAIAELRRHMGATDPAKAEAGTLRKLYATSIERNVIHGSDAAETARQEIAYFFAQAELI, encoded by the coding sequence ATGCCCATTGAACGAACGCTCACGATTGTTAAACCCGATGGCGTCGCTGCCGGACTGACCGGCGCGGTGCTGGCGCATCTCGAAAAAGCCGGATTCAAGATCCTGGCGCTGCGGCGCTTGCAGCTCACGCGCGCGCAGGCGGAGGGCTTTTACGCGGTCCATCGCGAACGCGGTTTCTTTCAGGATCTGATCAGGTTCATGACCGAAGGACCGGTGGTGGTGGCGGCGCTGGAGCGCGAAAACGCTATCGCCGAGCTGCGGCGGCATATGGGCGCCACCGATCCGGCGAAGGCGGAAGCCGGCACGCTGCGGAAGCTGTATGCGACCTCGATCGAGCGCAATGTGATTCACGGCTCGGACGCAGCGGAGACGGCGCGGCAGGAGATTGCGTACTTTTTTGCGCAGGCGGAGCTGATTTAG
- the queF gene encoding NADPH-dependent 7-cyano-7-deazaguanine reductase QueF, which translates to MPKTQVRRYTDAQARAGIDARLPGLETFPNQYPGYEIAIAIPEYTSVCPKTGLPDFGKLTITYMPRGRCVELKSLKEYLLAYRNLGIFYENAVNRILEDFVVACKPVWARVEGAFTPRGGISSTITARWPRPRR; encoded by the coding sequence ATGCCGAAGACGCAGGTACGCCGTTATACCGACGCTCAGGCCAGGGCGGGCATTGATGCTCGGCTGCCGGGGCTGGAAACGTTTCCGAACCAATATCCGGGATATGAGATTGCGATTGCGATTCCGGAGTACACGTCGGTGTGCCCGAAGACAGGCTTGCCCGATTTTGGCAAGCTGACGATCACCTATATGCCGCGCGGGCGGTGCGTGGAGTTGAAGTCGCTGAAAGAATATCTGCTGGCATACCGGAATCTGGGGATTTTTTATGAGAATGCGGTGAACCGGATTCTGGAGGATTTCGTGGTGGCGTGCAAGCCGGTATGGGCGCGGGTCGAGGGGGCGTTTACGCCGCGCGGCGGGATCAGCAGCACCATCACCGCACGCTGGCCGAGACCGAGGAGGTAA
- a CDS encoding ADP-forming succinate--CoA ligase subunit beta: protein MKIHEYQAKELLRGFGVAVPRGRVISEAAEAAAAARELGGQAVIKAQIHAGGRGKGGGVKLAKTPEEAVALAGQILGMTLVTHQTGPEGRLVRKVLVEETANIVRELYLGIVLDRNAGTPVFMASAAGGMEIEEVAAKTPEAILKQPFLLGTLQPYQARELAFGLDLPAAALGSAVKMMTGLAKAYVALDATLAEINPLILTAENQVVALDAKINLDDNALFRHPQLKELRDLNEEAPLEVEASQYGLNYIKLDGNVACMVNGAGLAMATMDIIQYAGGSPANFLDVGGGANAEQVKHAFEILLKDPAVKAVLINIFGGILRCDTLATGVVEAAHAVKLRLPLVIRMEGTNVAKGREILAASGLKITVAEGMKDAAEKVVAAAKAARA from the coding sequence ATGAAAATCCATGAATATCAGGCCAAGGAACTGCTGCGCGGTTTTGGCGTGGCGGTTCCGCGCGGGCGCGTGATCAGCGAGGCGGCCGAGGCCGCCGCGGCGGCGCGCGAATTGGGCGGCCAAGCCGTCATCAAGGCACAGATCCACGCCGGGGGGCGCGGCAAGGGCGGCGGCGTGAAGCTGGCCAAGACGCCCGAGGAAGCCGTCGCGCTGGCGGGCCAGATTCTGGGCATGACGCTGGTGACCCACCAGACGGGGCCAGAGGGGCGGCTGGTCCGCAAGGTGCTGGTCGAAGAGACGGCCAATATCGTGCGCGAGCTGTATCTGGGCATTGTGCTCGACCGCAATGCGGGCACGCCGGTGTTCATGGCCTCGGCGGCGGGCGGCATGGAGATTGAAGAAGTTGCAGCGAAGACGCCTGAGGCGATTCTGAAACAGCCGTTCTTGCTGGGCACGCTGCAGCCGTATCAGGCGCGGGAGCTGGCGTTCGGACTGGACCTGCCGGCGGCGGCGCTGGGCAGCGCGGTGAAGATGATGACCGGGCTGGCCAAGGCCTATGTCGCGCTGGACGCCACGCTGGCCGAGATCAACCCGCTGATTCTGACCGCAGAAAACCAGGTGGTCGCGCTGGACGCCAAGATCAACCTGGACGACAACGCGCTGTTCCGGCATCCGCAGCTTAAGGAGTTGCGCGATTTGAACGAAGAAGCGCCGCTCGAGGTCGAGGCCAGCCAGTACGGGCTGAACTACATCAAGCTCGACGGCAATGTGGCGTGCATGGTCAATGGCGCCGGCTTGGCCATGGCGACCATGGACATCATTCAATACGCGGGCGGGTCGCCGGCAAACTTTCTCGATGTCGGCGGCGGCGCGAATGCGGAACAGGTCAAGCACGCGTTTGAGATTCTGCTGAAGGATCCGGCAGTGAAGGCGGTGCTGATCAATATCTTTGGCGGCATTCTGCGCTGCGACACGCTGGCGACGGGCGTAGTCGAAGCAGCGCATGCGGTGAAGCTGAGGCTGCCGCTGGTGATCCGCATGGAAGGCACGAACGTGGCCAAGGGACGCGAGATTCTGGCGGCATCGGGGCTGAAGATTACCGTGGCCGAGGGCATGAAGGACGCGGCCGAAAAGGTCGTAGCGGCAGCGAAGGCGGCAAGGGCATAA
- a CDS encoding bifunctional nuclease family protein — MEVEMKIRGLMMDASTNTPIVILKDKDGSAVLPIWVGIYEANAIALEIEKVSTPRPMTHDLLKQVLMGFNASLRKVVVNELRDDTFYAVLWLDHEGETMTVDARPSDALALALRLDCPIYVDDEVLKSSKIAAAAADPSSSEELRRWLENLGEEDTGHYKM, encoded by the coding sequence ATGGAAGTCGAGATGAAAATTCGTGGCTTGATGATGGATGCCTCCACCAACACGCCCATAGTCATTCTCAAGGACAAGGATGGCAGCGCCGTCCTGCCTATCTGGGTCGGCATCTACGAGGCCAACGCCATCGCCCTGGAAATTGAGAAGGTCTCGACGCCGCGCCCCATGACCCACGACCTGCTCAAGCAGGTCCTCATGGGCTTCAACGCCAGCCTGCGCAAGGTCGTCGTCAACGAGCTGCGCGACGACACCTTCTACGCCGTTCTCTGGCTTGATCACGAGGGCGAAACCATGACCGTCGACGCGCGCCCCAGCGATGCGTTGGCTCTTGCCTTGCGCCTCGACTGCCCCATCTACGTCGACGACGAAGTCCTGAAGAGCTCGAAAATCGCCGCCGCTGCCGCCGACCCCAGCTCCAGCGAAGAACTCCGCCGCTGGCTCGAAAATCTCGGCGAAGAAGACACCGGCCACTACAAAATGTAG
- the sucD gene encoding succinate--CoA ligase subunit alpha, with protein MSILVDKNTRLLVQGITGREGSFHARQCREYGTKVVAGVTPGKGGTEHETVPVYNTVREAVKATGANVSVIFVPPPFAADAILEAADAELPLVICITEGMPALDMARTWAVVRNSKTRLIGPNCPGIITPGECKIGIMPASIHLPGRVGIVSRSGTLTYEAVHQLTLLGIGQSTAIGIGGDPIIGTTHRDAIEMFNADPKTDAIVMIGEIGGTGEEEAAEYIKKNVKKPVVGFIAGQTAPPGRRMGHAGAIISGGKGTAAEKMAAMKAAGIHVCQSPADIGSTMASLLPKGAQKQHAH; from the coding sequence ATGAGCATATTGGTCGACAAAAATACGCGGCTGCTGGTGCAGGGGATTACCGGGCGCGAGGGCAGCTTCCACGCACGCCAGTGCCGGGAGTACGGCACGAAGGTTGTGGCCGGCGTTACGCCGGGCAAGGGCGGGACGGAGCATGAGACCGTGCCCGTCTATAACACGGTGCGCGAGGCAGTGAAGGCGACGGGCGCGAATGTGTCGGTGATATTCGTGCCGCCGCCGTTTGCCGCGGACGCGATTCTGGAAGCTGCCGACGCCGAACTGCCGCTGGTGATCTGCATTACCGAGGGCATGCCGGCTCTGGATATGGCGCGGACGTGGGCCGTCGTGCGGAACTCCAAAACCCGGCTGATTGGGCCGAACTGCCCGGGCATCATTACGCCGGGCGAGTGCAAAATCGGCATCATGCCGGCGTCGATTCATCTGCCCGGGCGCGTGGGCATTGTCAGCCGCAGCGGGACGCTGACCTATGAGGCGGTGCATCAGTTGACGCTGCTCGGCATCGGGCAGTCCACCGCCATTGGCATCGGCGGCGATCCGATTATCGGAACCACGCACCGCGACGCGATCGAGATGTTCAACGCCGACCCGAAGACGGACGCCATCGTGATGATCGGCGAAATCGGCGGGACGGGCGAGGAAGAAGCGGCGGAATACATCAAAAAGAACGTCAAGAAGCCGGTGGTGGGATTCATCGCCGGGCAAACGGCGCCGCCGGGACGGCGCATGGGCCATGCCGGCGCGATTATTTCCGGCGGCAAAGGCACGGCAGCCGAGAAAATGGCGGCCATGAAGGCGGCCGGCATTCACGTCTGCCAAAGCCCGGCCGATATTGGCTCGACCATGGCATCCCTGCTGCCGAAAGGCGCACAAAAACAACATGCCCATTGA
- a CDS encoding PIN domain-containing protein, giving the protein MTGILVDTNLLVYTVDPGESTKREQAIAAVDRLGLTGRGCLSVQSMSEFANAVLRRRLLSAAEADDYVGELTGKWKIFDLTPTVVREALRGVREHRMNIWDAQIWAVARLHGVETVLSEDFQDGMRVEGVRFVNPFQRAFDLEALL; this is encoded by the coding sequence ATGACCGGCATTCTGGTTGACACCAACTTATTGGTGTACACCGTCGATCCTGGCGAAAGCACCAAACGCGAGCAGGCGATTGCCGCTGTGGACCGCTTGGGTCTTACGGGGCGTGGCTGTCTGAGCGTGCAGTCTATGTCTGAGTTCGCCAACGCGGTGCTGCGCCGGCGGCTGCTCAGCGCCGCGGAAGCGGACGATTACGTTGGGGAATTGACGGGCAAGTGGAAGATTTTTGATCTGACTCCGACGGTGGTGCGCGAGGCGTTGCGGGGCGTGCGGGAGCACCGGATGAATATCTGGGACGCGCAGATCTGGGCGGTGGCGCGGCTGCACGGGGTCGAGACGGTGCTGAGCGAAGATTTTCAGGACGGGATGCGGGTCGAGGGAGTACGCTTTGTCAATCCCTTTCAGCGGGCTTTCGATCTGGAAGCGCTGCTTTGA